The following coding sequences lie in one Listeria ivanovii subsp. londoniensis genomic window:
- a CDS encoding FecCD family ABC transporter permease: MTIKQKSYFGIVAVLLIGTFIWAIQAGSLSVSIPEFIRGLFDGENETVDIIIDLRFPRIMLALLAGAALSVSGLLLQAVMRNPLADAGVIGISAGAKFFSFVILLFLPELYFWLPLFSFVGGALACFLVFFFSYRSDFNPLRFIIIGIAINAVFTGLSDALSSQVALISSQTASNAASLAMKKWSDVETLFIYVAIGLICAWMFAKWCNVLALENKMARGFGVPVNRTRIWLALIAVLLASITTAVVGVIAFVGLLVPHIARKLVGGNYQILVPFSILFGALLLLVADTIGRTLFEQMEIPASVMMLIIGGPFLIFLMRKGDFYGSKGR, translated from the coding sequence ATGACAATTAAACAAAAAAGTTATTTTGGGATAGTTGCAGTATTACTAATCGGGACATTTATATGGGCGATACAAGCAGGGAGTTTGTCTGTATCGATTCCAGAATTCATCAGAGGGCTTTTTGATGGTGAAAATGAGACGGTGGATATCATTATTGATTTGCGATTTCCTCGAATTATGCTTGCTTTACTGGCTGGTGCTGCTTTATCTGTGTCTGGATTATTACTTCAGGCTGTGATGCGCAATCCACTTGCTGATGCAGGGGTAATTGGTATTTCCGCTGGGGCGAAGTTTTTTAGCTTTGTCATACTGTTGTTTTTACCGGAATTATATTTTTGGCTACCACTTTTTTCCTTTGTTGGTGGAGCACTTGCTTGTTTTTTAGTATTTTTCTTTAGTTATCGTTCTGACTTTAATCCGCTTCGTTTTATTATTATTGGTATTGCGATTAATGCAGTATTTACAGGACTGAGTGATGCACTTTCCTCTCAGGTAGCGCTTATTTCTAGTCAAACAGCTAGTAATGCAGCAAGTTTGGCGATGAAGAAATGGTCGGATGTAGAAACCTTATTTATCTATGTTGCCATTGGTCTGATTTGTGCATGGATGTTTGCTAAATGGTGTAATGTATTAGCGCTTGAAAACAAAATGGCTCGTGGTTTTGGGGTCCCAGTAAACCGAACGAGAATCTGGTTAGCTCTAATTGCGGTGCTACTTGCTTCTATTACAACGGCCGTCGTAGGTGTTATTGCCTTTGTGGGTTTACTCGTACCGCATATTGCTAGAAAACTGGTAGGAGGGAATTATCAAATATTGGTTCCGTTTTCGATTTTATTTGGGGCACTTTTACTCTTAGTAGCAGATACGATTGGCAGAACATTATTTGAGCAGATGGAAATTCCGGCTTCCGTGATGATGCTTATTATTGGTGGTCCATTCTTAATCTTTTTAATGCGAAAGGGTGATTTTTATGGAAGTAAAGGACGTTAG
- a CDS encoding NEAT domain-containing protein produces MKKLWKKGLVSLLAWTLIFQMIPGFSASATDSRLKDGGEYQVQVNFYKDNTGKTTKESSEADKYIDHTATIKVENGQPYMYLTITNSNFWQTMAISKDGSRPEKPVQAEVYQDSYQDVQTVSTDAANNTRVEKFKLSSLDDIIYSYMHIKVDAISYDHWYQVDLTIDPSSLKVISEPAVTTPGTLSDGIYTIPFVAKKANDDTNSSMQNYFDNPAWLKVKNGKKTIAMTVNDNKTVTALKTQLAGALQDVKIISEDKDANTRIVEFEVVDLSQPLAAHVNYEAPFNGSVYKGQADFRYVFDTTKAVTASLYPGADVTPPVVDPEEPTPPVTKPDPDPGTTNPPITTPTTPTKPVVVDPKKLLNKHTYSIDFNVFKDGTAETSMMESYVMKPALIKVENNQPNVYLTLTNSSWIKTFQYKQNGVWKDMEVVSGDLNKNTRTVKYPVKDGTANTDVRTHVLVENMPGFSYDHEYVVQVKLNAATIKDITGTDVTLKEPPKNDLLNTNNVSNNAGPNLPKPDFDDTKTVQKVTTENKAEKNAKTSDTSSMTWYITLFGASFLYLAYRLKRKRIS; encoded by the coding sequence ATGAAGAAACTATGGAAAAAAGGCTTAGTATCGCTACTCGCATGGACGCTTATTTTTCAAATGATACCAGGATTTTCAGCCAGTGCAACTGATTCAAGGCTAAAAGATGGCGGAGAATATCAGGTTCAAGTTAATTTCTATAAAGATAACACCGGGAAAACAACGAAAGAATCATCCGAGGCAGATAAATATATTGATCATACCGCTACAATCAAAGTGGAAAACGGTCAACCGTATATGTACTTAACCATTACAAATAGCAATTTCTGGCAAACAATGGCCATTTCAAAAGATGGATCTCGTCCAGAGAAACCTGTACAAGCAGAAGTATATCAAGATAGCTATCAAGATGTACAAACCGTTAGCACAGATGCAGCGAATAACACGCGTGTAGAGAAATTCAAGCTAAGTTCACTTGATGATATTATATACTCGTATATGCATATTAAAGTAGATGCAATTAGCTATGATCATTGGTATCAAGTGGATTTAACCATTGACCCAAGTAGTTTGAAAGTGATTTCTGAACCTGCTGTTACAACACCTGGGACACTTTCAGACGGTATTTATACGATTCCTTTCGTAGCTAAAAAAGCGAATGATGACACTAATTCAAGCATGCAAAATTATTTTGACAACCCAGCTTGGTTAAAAGTTAAAAATGGTAAGAAAACAATTGCGATGACAGTCAATGATAATAAGACTGTGACAGCTCTGAAAACACAATTAGCTGGAGCACTACAAGATGTAAAAATTATTTCAGAAGATAAGGATGCAAATACAAGAATAGTGGAATTTGAAGTGGTAGATTTAAGCCAACCACTTGCTGCACATGTTAATTATGAAGCGCCGTTCAATGGCTCTGTTTATAAAGGACAAGCGGATTTCCGTTATGTTTTTGATACAACGAAGGCGGTTACAGCTAGTTTATATCCTGGAGCGGATGTAACTCCTCCTGTAGTTGACCCAGAGGAACCAACTCCACCAGTAACAAAACCTGATCCTGATCCAGGGACAACGAATCCGCCAATTACTACACCAACAACGCCAACTAAACCAGTTGTAGTGGATCCTAAAAAGCTATTAAATAAGCATACGTATTCAATCGATTTTAATGTGTTTAAAGATGGGACCGCAGAAACTTCTATGATGGAAAGCTACGTGATGAAACCTGCTTTGATTAAAGTAGAAAATAACCAGCCTAATGTATATTTAACTTTAACAAATAGTAGTTGGATCAAAACATTCCAATATAAGCAAAATGGTGTTTGGAAAGATATGGAAGTAGTTTCTGGTGATTTAAATAAAAATACTAGAACCGTAAAATATCCTGTAAAAGACGGAACAGCGAATACAGATGTAAGAACGCATGTTTTAGTTGAAAATATGCCTGGCTTTTCCTATGATCATGAATATGTTGTTCAAGTAAAACTGAATGCAGCGACTATTAAAGACATTACAGGAACAGATGTCACTTTAAAAGAACCACCGAAAAATGATCTTTTAAATACAAATAATGTGTCTAATAATGCTGGACCTAATTTACCAAAACCAGATTTTGACGACACAAAAACTGTTCAGAAAGTAACAACAGAAAACAAAGCAGAGAAAAATGCAAAAACAAGTGATACCTCTAGTATGACATGGTACATTACATTATTTGGAGCTTCCTTCCTTTATTTAGCTTATCGTTTGAAACGTAAAAGAATAAGTTGA
- the srtB gene encoding class B sortase: MKIKSFLGKSVTWIVLAVFLFSGWKIGYELYENKHNRSILDDAKAVYTEQVTTTNITGEVRDELKSLQQLNKDMTGWLTLDDTEIDYPILQSTDNDYYLHRNYKNEQARAGSIFKDYRNTNEFLDKNTIIYGHNMKDGSMFADLRKYLNEKFLAEHPTFSYESALQNYQVEIFAVYETTTDFYYIETEFPNKLDFEKYLQKVKQQSIYQSNVEVTGADRIITLSTCDTEKDYEKGRMVIQGKLVAS, translated from the coding sequence ATGAAAATAAAATCGTTTTTAGGGAAAAGTGTTACGTGGATTGTTTTAGCTGTTTTTCTTTTTTCAGGGTGGAAAATTGGATATGAACTATATGAAAACAAGCATAATCGTTCCATATTAGATGATGCAAAAGCTGTGTATACAGAACAAGTAACGACCACAAATATAACTGGAGAAGTGAGAGATGAACTCAAGTCCTTGCAGCAGCTTAATAAAGATATGACTGGTTGGTTAACTTTGGATGATACAGAAATAGATTACCCTATTTTACAAAGTACAGATAATGACTATTATTTACACCGTAATTATAAGAATGAGCAAGCGAGGGCAGGTAGTATTTTTAAAGATTATCGGAATACAAACGAATTCTTAGATAAAAATACAATAATATACGGGCATAACATGAAAGACGGTTCCATGTTTGCTGATTTAAGAAAGTATTTAAATGAAAAATTTTTAGCAGAACATCCTACTTTCTCTTATGAATCCGCCCTCCAAAATTATCAGGTAGAAATTTTTGCTGTCTATGAAACGACAACAGACTTCTACTATATAGAAACAGAATTTCCAAATAAACTGGATTTTGAAAAATATTTACAAAAAGTGAAACAACAATCAATCTATCAATCCAATGTTGAAGTAACTGGAGCTGATCGAATTATTACACTTTCTACTTGTGATACAGAGAAAGATTATGAAAAAGGACGCATGGTTATTCAAGGGAAATTAGTAGCAAGCTGA
- the pepF gene encoding oligoendopeptidase F yields the protein MSKTNALPLREEVPKELTWDLATIYPSDEAWEKAFEELQKIAEESTKFKGHLADSSQTLYEALQFRDKAYDLISNLYVYAHLKMDQDTANAKYQGLHSRAGSLVTKLMSALSYYDPEILAMDETVLNQFVKENSDLQLYGHLLEELNLSRPYILSEKEEALLANAGEVLGSSSNTFNTLNNADMKFPTIKDEDGEEIEITHGRFGKLLESNDPRVRRDAFLGVYSVYEGLKNTLASTLNGQVKKSNFYAATRGYQSAREAALSGNHIPETVYDSLLKSVNTNANLLHRYVKLRKELLGLEELHMYDLYTPLSDDVNLEFTYDEAKELVLEALKPLGEEYQEILKEAFSSRWIDVMENKGKRSGAYSSGSYSTNPYILLNWQDNINNVYTLAHELGHSVHSYYTRKNQPFVYGDYSIFLAEVASTTNENLLTDYLLKKYEDPKVRAYLLNHYLDGFKGTVFRQTQFAEFEHTIHQADQNGIALTADYLTETYFDINKKYYGEAMVYDEEIGYEWSRIPHFYMNYYVFQYATGFSAASALSAKILTEGQSAVTAYIDFLKAGSSDYPIDVLKKAGVDMATPDPVDDALKVFEQRLDELEKLVK from the coding sequence ATGAGTAAAACAAATGCATTGCCTTTAAGGGAAGAAGTACCAAAAGAGTTAACATGGGATTTAGCGACGATCTATCCAAGTGATGAAGCCTGGGAAAAAGCGTTTGAAGAATTACAAAAAATTGCAGAAGAAAGTACTAAATTTAAAGGGCATCTAGCAGATAGTAGCCAAACATTATATGAAGCGCTACAATTTCGTGATAAAGCATATGATTTAATTAGTAATTTATATGTCTATGCTCATTTAAAAATGGATCAAGATACAGCTAATGCTAAATATCAAGGGTTACATAGTCGGGCAGGTAGTTTAGTGACTAAGTTAATGTCAGCATTATCCTACTATGATCCAGAAATATTAGCAATGGATGAAACTGTTTTAAACCAATTTGTAAAAGAGAATTCAGATTTACAATTATATGGGCACCTTTTGGAAGAATTAAACCTTAGTCGTCCATATATTTTAAGTGAGAAGGAAGAAGCTCTACTTGCAAATGCTGGAGAAGTTCTTGGAAGTTCATCTAATACATTTAATACGCTAAATAATGCAGATATGAAGTTCCCAACTATTAAAGACGAAGATGGTGAAGAGATAGAAATCACACATGGACGTTTTGGGAAATTATTAGAAAGCAATGATCCACGTGTACGTAGAGATGCTTTTCTAGGTGTCTATTCTGTTTATGAAGGGCTAAAAAATACACTAGCATCAACATTAAACGGTCAAGTGAAAAAATCTAATTTTTATGCTGCTACTCGTGGTTATCAATCAGCGCGTGAAGCAGCACTTTCTGGCAATCATATCCCTGAAACAGTATATGATTCGTTACTTAAGTCTGTAAATACGAATGCAAATTTACTTCATCGTTATGTGAAGTTACGTAAAGAATTATTAGGGCTAGAAGAATTGCATATGTATGATCTTTATACACCGCTTTCGGATGATGTTAATTTAGAATTCACATATGATGAGGCAAAAGAACTTGTACTTGAGGCATTAAAGCCACTTGGAGAAGAGTATCAGGAAATCTTAAAAGAAGCTTTTAGCAGTCGCTGGATTGATGTCATGGAAAACAAAGGAAAACGAAGTGGTGCCTATTCTTCCGGCTCTTATAGTACGAATCCTTATATTTTGTTGAATTGGCAGGATAATATTAATAATGTATACACACTTGCGCATGAACTTGGTCACAGTGTGCATAGTTACTATACTAGAAAAAACCAGCCATTTGTATATGGTGATTATTCGATTTTCTTAGCAGAGGTAGCTTCCACTACAAATGAAAATCTTTTGACCGATTACTTGCTTAAAAAATATGAAGATCCGAAAGTACGTGCTTATCTACTAAATCATTATTTAGATGGATTTAAAGGGACTGTTTTCCGTCAAACGCAATTTGCTGAGTTTGAGCATACTATTCATCAAGCAGATCAAAATGGTATTGCGTTAACTGCAGATTACCTAACTGAAACTTACTTTGATATTAATAAGAAGTATTATGGTGAGGCGATGGTTTATGATGAGGAAATCGGTTATGAATGGTCACGCATCCCACATTTCTATATGAACTACTATGTTTTCCAATATGCTACCGGATTTTCGGCTGCTTCAGCGCTTAGTGCGAAAATTTTAACAGAAGGGCAATCTGCTGTAACGGCATATATTGACTTTTTGAAAGCTGGGAGTTCGGATTACCCTATCGATGTGCTTAAAAAAGCGGGTGTTGATATGGCTACTCCTGATCCAGTAGATGATGCGTTAAAAGTATTTGAACAAAGACTAGATGAATTAGAAAAATTGGTAAAATAA
- the isdC gene encoding heme uptake protein IsdC has product MKKIAVFVTFVVLFSFSFLSSGVTAEAALKDGNYSVNYTILQGDSESVSMANDYFDKPATVTINGGKSIVSLQVNHSKWITGLWVEGSEVSVTSSSTANDTRKVQFPVSTLSSPVKAKIKVDIDDDGLNYHHEYQIQLNFDESSAKSLAAAVKTSDDSATKEAITNESKTEVANPKSSDSSQMFLYGIVFVAAGIGLVLLKRRASFK; this is encoded by the coding sequence ATGAAGAAGATAGCAGTATTCGTTACTTTTGTAGTTTTGTTTAGTTTTTCTTTTCTTTCTAGTGGTGTGACCGCAGAAGCGGCACTTAAAGATGGGAATTATTCGGTTAATTACACGATACTTCAAGGTGACAGCGAATCCGTGTCAATGGCGAACGATTATTTTGATAAACCAGCAACTGTAACGATAAATGGAGGGAAATCTATTGTTAGCTTACAAGTGAACCATAGTAAGTGGATTACAGGTTTGTGGGTCGAAGGTAGTGAGGTTAGTGTAACTTCTAGTAGTACTGCAAACGATACTAGAAAAGTACAATTTCCAGTATCTACTTTAAGTAGCCCAGTTAAAGCAAAAATTAAGGTAGATATTGATGATGATGGACTGAATTATCATCATGAGTATCAAATTCAATTAAATTTTGACGAGAGTTCAGCAAAGTCGCTTGCTGCTGCGGTAAAAACTTCTGATGATAGTGCAACAAAAGAAGCTATTACTAATGAATCAAAAACAGAAGTTGCAAATCCGAAATCAAGTGACTCTAGTCAAATGTTCTTATATGGGATTGTTTTTGTTGCAGCGGGAATAGGTTTAGTTTTACTAAAAAGACGAGCAAGTTTTAAATAA
- a CDS encoding DUF3116 family protein → MTFENKELLKDVLLFAKNVDTKINDMSLEVIDFRELRKYTKNEVLLTLYWLEENGYLARNNKLTEKRYSLTLKGDLLYERFSNNIEMKEE, encoded by the coding sequence ATGACATTTGAAAATAAAGAATTACTGAAAGATGTGCTTCTTTTTGCGAAAAATGTAGATACAAAAATTAATGATATGTCACTAGAGGTTATTGATTTTAGAGAATTGAGAAAATATACGAAAAATGAGGTGTTACTTACACTTTATTGGCTAGAGGAGAATGGTTATTTAGCTCGAAATAATAAGCTAACGGAGAAACGCTACTCATTAACTTTAAAAGGGGATTTATTGTATGAACGGTTTTCTAATAATATAGAAATGAAAGAAGAATGA
- the isdE gene encoding heme ABC transporter substrate-binding protein IsdE, translating to MKKMMVLCMVLLLLLVACGKEEAADNQSETTEQTPKIVATTVAITEIMDKLDLPLVGIPTSSKNLPARYAKVEETGSPMGPDLEIIRMLKPDVVLSTKTLEADLKSGFVGANLQAEFLDFTSIDSMQTEIRKLGKKFDRDKDAEKLNEDLSTKVNQVKKSVSKKEHPSVLILMGVPGSYLVVTEHAYIGDLVKIAGGENIITNQKVEYLASNTEYLQNANPDIILRAAHGMPAEVVKMFNEEFKTNDIWKHFDAVKNNRVYDLDGNLFGMTASLNAPAALQEMEKMLYDN from the coding sequence ATGAAAAAAATGATGGTTTTATGTATGGTGTTACTGCTTTTGCTAGTAGCTTGTGGCAAGGAAGAAGCAGCTGACAACCAATCGGAAACAACAGAGCAAACACCCAAAATTGTCGCTACTACGGTGGCAATAACGGAAATTATGGATAAACTTGATTTGCCGCTTGTTGGTATACCAACAAGTTCTAAAAATTTACCAGCACGATATGCAAAAGTGGAGGAAACTGGGTCGCCAATGGGACCGGATTTAGAAATTATTCGTATGTTGAAGCCAGATGTTGTTCTTTCTACAAAAACACTCGAAGCCGATTTAAAATCAGGGTTTGTAGGAGCTAATTTGCAGGCGGAGTTTTTGGATTTTACTAGTATAGACTCGATGCAAACGGAGATTCGTAAACTTGGAAAAAAATTCGACCGAGACAAAGATGCGGAAAAATTAAATGAAGATTTATCAACTAAAGTAAATCAAGTGAAAAAAAGTGTTTCTAAAAAAGAACACCCCTCTGTCTTAATATTAATGGGAGTACCTGGCAGTTACTTGGTTGTGACAGAACATGCTTACATAGGTGATTTAGTGAAAATTGCTGGGGGGGAAAATATTATAACAAATCAAAAAGTGGAGTATTTGGCTTCCAACACGGAATATTTACAGAATGCTAACCCAGATATTATTTTGCGTGCAGCTCATGGAATGCCAGCTGAGGTCGTAAAAATGTTTAATGAAGAGTTTAAAACCAATGATATTTGGAAACATTTCGATGCGGTGAAAAATAATCGTGTCTATGACTTGGATGGAAATTTATTTGGAATGACAGCTAGTTTAAATGCGCCAGCTGCACTTCAAGAAATGGAAAAGATGCTTTATGACAATTAA
- the mecA gene encoding adaptor protein MecA, giving the protein MEIERINEDTIKFYISYLDLEERGFNQEDVWYDREKSEELFWDMMDELKYEEEFSPEGPLWIQVQALKHGLEVFVTKATIGGKGEGGFDVTLNSPDELAEEKIEKLLEENFNPVKKEALGEDDTLEFILEFRDFEDVISLSRATGLENLVTKLYSYQEKYYLNVEFPENKYDESNIDNAVSILLEYGLESNLTGYMLAEYGKIIFDVPALQQVRQYF; this is encoded by the coding sequence ATGGAAATTGAACGAATTAATGAAGATACTATCAAGTTTTATATCTCTTATCTGGATTTAGAAGAGCGAGGTTTTAACCAAGAAGATGTTTGGTATGATCGCGAGAAAAGTGAAGAGCTTTTCTGGGATATGATGGATGAGCTAAAATATGAAGAAGAGTTCTCTCCAGAAGGTCCGCTCTGGATACAAGTCCAAGCTTTGAAACATGGCTTAGAAGTATTTGTAACAAAAGCTACAATTGGTGGAAAAGGAGAGGGTGGCTTTGATGTCACGCTAAACTCCCCAGATGAGCTTGCAGAAGAAAAAATCGAAAAACTACTCGAAGAAAACTTCAATCCAGTGAAGAAAGAAGCACTTGGGGAAGATGATACGCTAGAGTTTATTTTAGAGTTCCGCGATTTTGAAGATGTTATTTCGTTATCACGTGCAACCGGATTAGAAAATCTAGTAACGAAATTATACTCGTATCAAGAGAAGTATTATTTGAATGTAGAATTTCCTGAAAATAAGTATGATGAATCTAACATTGACAATGCCGTTAGTATTTTACTTGAATACGGTTTAGAGTCGAATTTAACTGGTTATATGCTAGCAGAGTACGGAAAAATCATTTTTGACGTTCCTGCATTACAGCAAGTAAGACAATACTTTTAA
- a CDS encoding ABC transporter ATP-binding protein translates to MEVKDVSFSYNYAEPILKNISFTIQKNKINTIVGPNGSGKSTLLEILARLLEPDTGEVLLKRKSIFDWKAKKFAQNVAVVHQNNILPSELTVKELLYFGRLPYKNWRMTKTKEDDLAVESALIQTELVEKADKMVESLSGGERQRVFVATALVQETPILLLDEPTTFLDMYYQLEILELIKRLNKDENLTIVMILHDLNQALAYSDQLIVMKDGAVVAKGDPKELLTAELIAETYGVHADILEDANKGMYIVPKRRKEF, encoded by the coding sequence ATGGAAGTAAAGGACGTTAGTTTTAGCTATAATTATGCAGAACCTATTCTAAAAAATATCTCATTTACTATCCAAAAAAATAAAATTAACACCATTGTTGGACCAAATGGTAGTGGGAAGTCAACCTTGTTAGAAATACTTGCTCGACTACTTGAACCTGATACAGGAGAAGTTTTATTAAAAAGAAAATCAATTTTTGACTGGAAAGCCAAAAAATTTGCTCAAAATGTGGCGGTTGTACATCAAAATAATATTTTGCCAAGTGAGTTGACAGTAAAGGAGTTGCTTTATTTTGGGAGGCTTCCCTACAAAAATTGGCGAATGACTAAAACTAAAGAAGATGATTTGGCTGTCGAATCGGCATTAATCCAAACAGAACTAGTTGAAAAAGCAGATAAAATGGTGGAAAGTCTTTCAGGTGGAGAGCGACAACGGGTTTTTGTTGCTACTGCCTTAGTTCAGGAAACGCCCATTTTGCTGTTAGATGAACCTACCACATTTCTTGATATGTACTACCAACTTGAAATCTTAGAGTTGATAAAAAGGTTAAACAAGGACGAGAATTTAACGATTGTGATGATTTTACATGATTTAAATCAAGCGCTAGCGTATAGCGACCAATTGATTGTGATGAAAGACGGTGCGGTAGTTGCAAAAGGAGACCCTAAAGAACTTTTAACAGCAGAGCTAATTGCTGAAACATACGGAGTTCATGCCGATATTTTAGAAGATGCGAATAAAGGTATGTACATTGTCCCAAAAAGGCGAAAGGAATTTTGA
- a CDS encoding competence protein CoiA family protein, translating into MIIIFTARNDRGETVTITKTNVERIRQEGKLFCKACSSPVMIKAGEIKIPHFAHEKSSQCALASEGESELHLLAKSQIMSWFCYQGVTATLEHYFSKIARQADLFVSDKAVIEFQCSSVPISEMITRTMDYLSLDLEVYWILGQTIRKVKGRIHLTAFQLAFLQFDRKLGYHFWHYSPEQGIFTLFYHLTFEKGSTFFASEMHFSSKENITEWKQKIARIISRNAYVKRDRLLERQKICFYYAKFKKHGQFMRRLYNAGYYLHYLPKEIGVDLDTQFLVITPAVEWQFDLWDIFFNRLEQGDTFSEAYFLEKFQLVVKQVRTIWLPTNEHLKLGKAYMAYLIGVGVLAAIPENRYRVKRVMTCIHETVSEI; encoded by the coding sequence GTGATCATCATTTTTACAGCGAGAAACGACCGCGGAGAAACGGTTACTATTACTAAAACAAATGTTGAGCGTATTCGTCAAGAAGGTAAATTATTTTGTAAAGCATGCTCTAGCCCTGTAATGATTAAAGCAGGTGAAATTAAAATACCCCATTTTGCTCATGAAAAATCAAGCCAATGTGCGTTGGCCTCTGAAGGAGAAAGTGAGCTGCATTTACTTGCGAAAAGTCAAATTATGTCATGGTTTTGTTATCAAGGTGTTACTGCTACATTAGAACATTATTTTTCTAAGATTGCAAGACAAGCAGATTTGTTTGTAAGCGATAAGGCAGTGATTGAGTTCCAGTGCTCCTCCGTGCCAATTAGCGAGATGATTACAAGGACAATGGACTATCTGTCGCTTGATTTAGAGGTGTACTGGATACTTGGACAAACAATTAGAAAGGTGAAAGGTCGTATTCATTTAACTGCATTTCAGCTGGCATTTTTACAATTTGATCGAAAGTTAGGTTATCATTTTTGGCATTATTCCCCGGAACAAGGAATTTTCACCTTGTTTTATCACTTAACGTTTGAAAAAGGGAGTACTTTTTTTGCTAGCGAAATGCATTTTTCATCGAAAGAAAATATTACTGAATGGAAACAAAAAATAGCTCGGATTATTTCGAGAAATGCTTATGTGAAAAGAGACAGATTATTAGAACGGCAAAAGATTTGTTTTTACTATGCCAAGTTTAAAAAGCATGGGCAATTTATGCGCCGCTTATATAATGCTGGTTATTATTTGCATTATCTACCGAAAGAGATTGGGGTGGATTTAGATACACAATTCTTAGTTATTACGCCAGCTGTTGAATGGCAATTTGATTTATGGGATATTTTCTTTAATCGACTTGAACAAGGCGATACATTTAGTGAAGCTTATTTTTTAGAGAAATTTCAATTAGTAGTAAAGCAAGTGAGAACAATTTGGTTACCAACTAATGAGCACTTAAAATTAGGAAAAGCTTACATGGCTTATTTAATTGGAGTGGGAGTACTAGCAGCGATACCGGAAAATCGTTATCGAGTGAAACGTGTGATGACATGTATTCATGAAACTGTATCAGAAATATAA
- a CDS encoding siphovirus Gp157 family protein produces MKLYELTDNYLRVQELLEENRTEALEDTLDAITDGFHDKAENVAKIVKSLMADAEMAGIESKRLLKRKQALENNAWKLKEYLQLEMERLEIKKINSALFTIQIQRNPARVEITDKTLLKPYFLLQEPKIDKKRIAELLKSGNKVEGAILVESESLRIR; encoded by the coding sequence ATGAAATTATATGAGCTAACTGATAATTATTTGCGTGTGCAAGAACTTTTAGAAGAAAATAGAACTGAGGCACTAGAAGATACACTAGATGCGATTACAGACGGTTTTCATGATAAAGCGGAGAATGTTGCTAAAATAGTTAAGTCATTAATGGCAGATGCTGAAATGGCTGGAATAGAAAGCAAACGATTACTAAAGCGTAAACAAGCTTTAGAAAATAATGCTTGGAAGCTAAAAGAATATTTGCAATTGGAGATGGAAAGACTAGAAATCAAGAAAATTAATAGTGCTCTCTTTACTATTCAAATTCAGAGAAATCCAGCTAGGGTAGAAATAACGGATAAAACTTTGCTTAAGCCGTACTTTTTATTACAAGAACCAAAGATCGATAAAAAGCGAATTGCTGAATTACTCAAGTCAGGAAATAAAGTTGAGGGGGCAATATTGGTAGAAAGTGAATCACTTCGAATAAGGTAA
- the spxA gene encoding transcriptional regulator SpxA, with protein sequence MVTLYTSPSCTSCRKARAWLEEHDIPYKERNIFSEPLSLDEIKEILRMTEDGTDEIISTRSKTFQKLNVDLDSLPLQQLFELIQKNPGLLRRPIIIDEKRLQVGYNEDEIRRFLPRRVRTYQLREAQKMVN encoded by the coding sequence ATGGTAACGTTATACACTTCACCTAGTTGCACATCTTGCCGAAAAGCTCGTGCATGGTTGGAAGAACATGATATCCCTTATAAGGAAAGAAACATTTTTTCCGAGCCACTTAGTTTGGATGAGATTAAAGAAATTCTTCGTATGACTGAGGACGGAACAGATGAAATTATTTCCACTCGTTCAAAAACTTTTCAAAAGTTGAATGTGGATTTAGATAGTCTTCCTTTACAACAGCTATTTGAATTAATCCAGAAAAATCCTGGCTTATTAAGACGTCCTATCATTATTGATGAGAAACGTTTGCAAGTTGGGTACAATGAAGATGAAATTCGCCGTTTCTTACCGCGCCGAGTACGTACGTATCAATTACGTGAAGCGCAAAAAATGGTTAACTAA